TCTGGCCGCCGCACTGGTGTCCTGCTCCTGATAGCGAGCGGCCGCTTCAGCCAGGCGTCGCGCGGAATTGTCGAGCGATTCCACCAAGTCGTGCGCGCCCTCACGCCATTCGTCGAACAGCGGCGCGTACGCGGATGCGGCCGTCCCGGTCCAGCTGTGGGTCAGGTTTCTCCACTCGTGCGCCAAGCGTGTGAGCTCCTCGCGCAGCTCTTGTGCGTCGTTGCTCAATGCGCGGGACGCGTTGAACGCCGCGTCCGCATCCACTGTCAGCTGATCGGCCATGACTCCCCCCGGAGATCAGGT
The sequence above is drawn from the Mycolicibacterium neoaurum VKM Ac-1815D genome and encodes:
- a CDS encoding WXG100 family type VII secretion target, coding for MADQLTVDADAAFNASRALSNDAQELREELTRLAHEWRNLTHSWTGTAASAYAPLFDEWREGAHDLVESLDNSARRLAEAAARYQEQDTSAAARLEDTVSRMGL